The following are encoded together in the Hemicordylus capensis ecotype Gifberg chromosome 4, rHemCap1.1.pri, whole genome shotgun sequence genome:
- the CHST9 gene encoding carbohydrate sulfotransferase 9 codes for MNLKQVSVSVLMFGVAGLFLFMYLQAWIEDQHTVSEEKLQQQIINQDFRFYYIEEPAGTPKNCITARKTDKPSTTSIENGPSQGNAAPFLGVAESLTTGLSEESQKIKLLLKQFKQVNLPPTMRPLHKNFIKDNRWKATDEIQEKRRSSLYDFCKKYISQNRPWTHLLRMVSRIYVEDKYKLLYCEVPKAGCSNWKRVLMVLSGHAESVANITHDAVHYGKHLKKLDSYDLKGIHMRLKSYTKFIFVRDPMERLVSAFRDKFEHPNSYYHPIFGKAIIKKYRLNANKKALITGSGVKFEEFIQYLLDSHRPVGMDIHWDQISKLCYPCLINYDFIGKFETLEEDANYFLTLIGAPEQLTFPTFKDRHSTDERTNAEVVQQYLAEIPATERQQTYNFYYLDYLMFNYTTPYAKP; via the exons TGTCTGAAGAAAAACTACAACAGCAGATAATTAATCAG GACTTCAGATTCTATTATATAGAAGAACCTGCAGGAACACCCAAAAACTGCATCACAGCTCGGAAAACTGACAAACCAAGTACGACTTCTATTGAGAATGGGCCTTCCCAGGGAAATGCTGCTCCTTTTCTTGGGGTAGCAGAATCCTTGACTACTGGATTATCAGAAGAGTCACAAAAGATAAAATTGCTTCTCAAACAGTTCAAGCAAGTGAATTTGCCCCCAACCATGCGACCGTTGCACAAGAATTTCATCAAAGACAACCGCTGGAAAGCCACAGATGAGATTCAGGAGAAACGGAGATCTTCCCTTTATGACTTCTGTAAGAAATACATTAGTCAAAACAGACCCTGGACTCACCTTTTGCGCATGGTGTCTAGAATATATGTAGAAGACAAATACAAACTCTTGTATTGTGAAGTCCCTAAGGCAGGCTGTTCCAACTGGAAAAGAGTTCTAATGGTACTCAGTGGCCATGCTGAGTCTGTTGCTAATATTACCCATGATGCTGTGCACTATGGAAAGCATCTGAAGAAATTAGACAGTTACGATTTAAAAGGGATACACATGCGTTTAAAAAGCTACACTAAGTTTATCTTTGTACGGGATCCCATGGAAAGATTAGTGTCTGCATTTAGAGATAAGTTTGAACATCCAAACAGCTACTACCACCCTATATTTGGAAAGGCAATTATTAAGAAATACAGACTTAATGCAAATAAAAAGGCATTGATAACAGGCTCAGGAGTGAAGTTTGAAGAGTTCATCCAGTATCTGTTAGATTCCCATAGGCCAGTAGGTATGGACATACATTGGGATCAGATTAGCAAACTTTGTTATCCTTGCCTTATCAACTATGATTTCATCGGTAAATTTGAAACATTGGAAGAAGATGCCAATTATTTTTTGACGCTGATAGGTGCTCCAGAGCAGCTGACATTTCCTACTTTTAAAGACAGGCATTCCACTGACGAAAGAACAAATGCAGAAGTTGTGCAACAGTACTTAGCAGAAATTcctgccacagagaggcagcAGACCTACAACTTTTACTATCTGGATTATTTAATGTTCAACTATACTACACCATATGCAAAGCCCTGA